One Engystomops pustulosus chromosome 11, aEngPut4.maternal, whole genome shotgun sequence DNA window includes the following coding sequences:
- the LOC140105549 gene encoding pancreatic lipase-related protein 2-like isoform X1, whose protein sequence is MITTTLIILFHLPMAVLGKEICYERLGCFSDSKPWSGTPRRMKIPLPWAPEKINTRFFLLTRKNPDQHQEIDAIDMQSLQGAPFDASHRTCFIVHGMGDRAENNWVPQLCQEILQVEDVNCIGVDWHHGSGNLLIYNQATSNVRVVGAEIASVLRTWQNELDYSPTNVHIIGHSLGAQVAAEVGKRHPGIRRITGLDPARLHFEDTPREVSLDASDANFVDIIHTDTHPLLGLGLMKPAGHFDFYPNGGQHMPGCPDRLSFLNNMNALVETIACNHQQASRYYIESVRSPGGFLSYPCPDYESFKDGSCFPCPPAGCPPMGHYSEPEHSVTSGGQTYYLHTGPDPGHFSSYRYKVTLIILGAWKVSAQIFITLFGDERSSDEHQVMTGSFTPGDSYSGFIDSEIKVDEVNCVDFLWTPSPPQSNVLRHQMGAAKIDFQSGEDGRIFSFCTTGTVRDNTAQTLGLCRETPYWLQGHRTKTLRDFL, encoded by the exons atGATCACTACTACTCTAATCATCCTCTTCCACCTCCCAATGGCTGTTCTGG GGAAGGAGATCTGCTATGAGCGTCTGGGCTGCTTCTCCGATAGCAAACCCTGGTCCGGGACCCCCAGGAGGATGAAGATCCCCTTGCCCTGGGCCCCGGAGAAAATCAACACCCGTTTCTTCCTCCTCACCAGGAAGAATCCCGACCAGCACCAG gagATTGATGCAATAGACATGcagagcctgcagggggcgcccttTGACGCCTCACACAGGACGTGTTTCATTGTACATGGCATGGGAGACAGGGCAGAAAATAACTGGGTGCCCCAATTATGTCAG GAGATTCTCCAGGTAGAAGATGTGAACTGTATTGGGGTGGACTGGCACCACGGCTCCGGGAACCTTCTCATCTACAACCAAGCGACCAGCAATGTACGAGTGGTGGGAGCCGAGATCGCCTCCGTCCTGAGGACCTGGCAG AATGAGTTGGACTATTCTCCCACAAATGTCCATATAATAGGTCACAGTCTCGGGGCTCAGGTGGCTGCAGAAGTGGGAAAGAGACATCCAGGGATCAGGAGAATCACAG GTCTGGACCCGGCTCGGCTCCATTTCGAGGACACCCCAAGAGAGGTCTCACTTGATGCCTCTGATGCCAACTTTGTGGACATCATTCACACGGACACACACCCTCTCTTAG GCCTTGGCCTGATGAAGCCGGCTGGTCACTTTGACTTCTATCCCAATGGTGGACAACATATGCCGGGCTGCCCGGACCGTCTCAGCTTCCTTAATAACATGAACG CTCTTGTGGAAACCATCGCTTGCAACCACCAACAGGCTTCCCGCTATTACATAGAGAGCGTCCGCAGTCCAGGGGGCTTCCTCAGCTACCCCTGCCCCGACTATGAGAGCTTTAAAGAT GGCTCCTGCTTCCCCTGCCCCCCTGCCGGGTGCCCACCCATGGGACACTATTCAGAGCCGGAGCACAGCGTTACATCTGGAGGCCAGACCTACTACCTGCACACCGGACCGGACCCGGGCCACTTCTCCA GTTACAGGTACAAGGTGACGCTCATCATCCTCGGAGCCTGGAAGGTGTCGGCGCAGATCTTCATTACTCTGTTTGGAGATGAGAGATCCTCGGATGAGCACCAGGTTATGAC GGGATCGTTCACACCCGGAGATTCTTACTCTGGTTTCATTGATTCGGAGATAAAAGTGGATGAAGTGAATTGCGTGGATTTCCTGTGGACTCCGTCACCACCGCAGTCAAATGTTTTGCGCCACCAGATGGGGGCAGCGAAGATCGATTTCCAGTCTGGAGAAGACGGCAGAAT ATTCTCCTTCTGCACCACAGGAACAGTGAGGGACAACACGGCACAGACACTGGGCCTCTGCAGAGAGACCCCCTACTGGCTGCAGGGCCACAGGACAAAGACTCTCCGTGACTTCCTGTAA
- the LOC140105549 gene encoding pancreatic lipase-related protein 2-like isoform X2, which yields MITTTLIILFHLPMAVLGKEICYERLGCFSDSKPWSGTPRRMKIPLPWAPEKINTRFFLLTRKNPDQHQEIDAIDMQSLQGAPFDASHRTCFIVHGMGDRAENNWVPQLCQEILQVEDVNCIGVDWHHGSGNLLIYNQATSNVRVVGAEIASVLRTWQNELDYSPTNVHIIGHSLGAQVAAEVGKRHPGIRRITGLDPARLHFEDTPREVSLDASDANFVDIIHTDTHPLLGLGLMKPAGHFDFYPNGGQHMPGCPDRLSFLNNMNALVETIACNHQQASRYYIESVRSPGGFLSYPCPDYESFKDGSCFPCPPAGCPPMGHYSEPEHSVTSGGQTYYLHTGPDPGHFSSYRYKVTLIILGAWKVSAQIFITLFGDERSSDEHQVMTGSFTPGDSYSGFIDSEIKVDEVNCVDFLWTPSPPQSNVLRHQMGAAKIDFQSGEDGRMNSEGQHGTDTGPLQRDPLLAAGPQDKDSP from the exons atGATCACTACTACTCTAATCATCCTCTTCCACCTCCCAATGGCTGTTCTGG GGAAGGAGATCTGCTATGAGCGTCTGGGCTGCTTCTCCGATAGCAAACCCTGGTCCGGGACCCCCAGGAGGATGAAGATCCCCTTGCCCTGGGCCCCGGAGAAAATCAACACCCGTTTCTTCCTCCTCACCAGGAAGAATCCCGACCAGCACCAG gagATTGATGCAATAGACATGcagagcctgcagggggcgcccttTGACGCCTCACACAGGACGTGTTTCATTGTACATGGCATGGGAGACAGGGCAGAAAATAACTGGGTGCCCCAATTATGTCAG GAGATTCTCCAGGTAGAAGATGTGAACTGTATTGGGGTGGACTGGCACCACGGCTCCGGGAACCTTCTCATCTACAACCAAGCGACCAGCAATGTACGAGTGGTGGGAGCCGAGATCGCCTCCGTCCTGAGGACCTGGCAG AATGAGTTGGACTATTCTCCCACAAATGTCCATATAATAGGTCACAGTCTCGGGGCTCAGGTGGCTGCAGAAGTGGGAAAGAGACATCCAGGGATCAGGAGAATCACAG GTCTGGACCCGGCTCGGCTCCATTTCGAGGACACCCCAAGAGAGGTCTCACTTGATGCCTCTGATGCCAACTTTGTGGACATCATTCACACGGACACACACCCTCTCTTAG GCCTTGGCCTGATGAAGCCGGCTGGTCACTTTGACTTCTATCCCAATGGTGGACAACATATGCCGGGCTGCCCGGACCGTCTCAGCTTCCTTAATAACATGAACG CTCTTGTGGAAACCATCGCTTGCAACCACCAACAGGCTTCCCGCTATTACATAGAGAGCGTCCGCAGTCCAGGGGGCTTCCTCAGCTACCCCTGCCCCGACTATGAGAGCTTTAAAGAT GGCTCCTGCTTCCCCTGCCCCCCTGCCGGGTGCCCACCCATGGGACACTATTCAGAGCCGGAGCACAGCGTTACATCTGGAGGCCAGACCTACTACCTGCACACCGGACCGGACCCGGGCCACTTCTCCA GTTACAGGTACAAGGTGACGCTCATCATCCTCGGAGCCTGGAAGGTGTCGGCGCAGATCTTCATTACTCTGTTTGGAGATGAGAGATCCTCGGATGAGCACCAGGTTATGAC GGGATCGTTCACACCCGGAGATTCTTACTCTGGTTTCATTGATTCGGAGATAAAAGTGGATGAAGTGAATTGCGTGGATTTCCTGTGGACTCCGTCACCACCGCAGTCAAATGTTTTGCGCCACCAGATGGGGGCAGCGAAGATCGATTTCCAGTCTGGAGAAGACGGCAGAAT GAACAGTGAGGGACAACACGGCACAGACACTGGGCCTCTGCAGAGAGACCCCCTACTGGCTGCAGGGCCACAGGACAAAGACTCTCCGTGA
- the HSPA12A gene encoding heat shock 70 kDa protein 12A isoform X2 has product MDVCRHFLNTCASSLYPKERAKSNSVLQKWIWFLSYFCCYASRMGITERVSTSAYSSPARSLGETGITPLSPSHIIADADGGAAEEQHFSVVVAIDFGTTSSGYAYAFSKEPECIHIMRRWEGGDPGVSNQKTPTTMLLMPDRKFHSFGFAARDFYHDLEPSEAKQWLYFEKFKMKLHSSTDLTMETDLIAANGKKVKALEIFAYALQYFKEQALKELNDQSEAEMDNSEVRWVITVPAIWKQPAKQFMRQAAYKAGMVSPENPEQLIIALEPEGASIYCRKLRLHQMIDLSSKAAINGISPTDPAKDHGRRNRQSRIFLVENVIGELWAELEQGDRYVVVDCGGGTVDLTVHQIRLPEGHLKELYKASGGPYGSLGVDYEFEKLLCKIFGDDFIDQFKVKRPAAWVDLMIAFESRKRAAAPDRTNPLNITLPFSFIDYYKKFRGHSVEHALRKSNVDFVKWSSQGMLRMNPDAMNALFKPTVDQIIEHLSTLFQKPEVSGVKFLFLVGGFAESPLLQQAVQKAFGDKCRVIIPHDVGLTILKGAVLFGLDPAVIKVRRSPMTYGVGVLNRYVEGKHPAEKLLVKDGTRWCTDVFDKFILVDQSVALGETVKRSYTPAKPSQLLIIINIYSSEKEDVSFISDPGVRKCGTLRLDLTGVEGSPSMSRREIQTIMQFGDTEVKATAIDVTTSKSVKVSIDFLN; this is encoded by the exons AGAGGGTCTCCACCTCCGCCTACTCTTCACCTGCCCGGAGCCTGGGGGAGACAGGGATAACACCGCTGTCACCTTCACATATCATTGCG GACGCGGATGGCGGCGCGGCGGAGGAGCAGCATTTCTCGGTAGTCGTGGCCATTGATTTTGGCACCACGTCCAGCGGCTACGCCTACGCCTTCTCTAAAGAGCCGGAATGTATCCACATCATGAG GAGATGGGAAGGGGGGGACCCCGGAGTGTCCAACCAGAAGACCCCCACAACTATGCTCCTCATGCCGGACAGGAAGTTCCACAGCTTTGGATTTGCCGCCCGGGATTTTTACCACGACCTGGAGCCAAGTGAAGCCAAGCAATGGTTGTACTTCGAGAAGTTCAAGATGAAGCTGCACAGCAGTACG GACCTGACAATGGAGACGGATCTGATAGCGGCCAATGGGAAGAAGGTGAAGGCACTGGAGATCTTTGCCTACGCCCTGCAATATTTCAAGGAGCAGGCACTGAAG GAGCTGAATGACCAGTCTGAAGCAGAGATGGACAACAGCGAGGTCAGGTGGGTCATCACCGTACCTGCCATATGGAAGCAGCCGGCCAAGCAGTTCATGAGGCAGGCGGCCTACAAG GCCGGGATGGTGTCTCCTGAGAACCCCGAGCAGCTGATCATTGCTCTAGAACCGGAGGGGGCATCAATATACTGCCGGAAACTGCGACTTCACCAGATGATTGACCTGAGCAGCAAAGCTGCCATCAATGGGATCAGCCCCACTGATCCAG CCAAAGACCACGGGCGTCGGAATAGGCAGAGTCGGATCTTTTTGGTGGAAAATGTCATTGGCGAACTGTGGGCAGAGCTGGAGCAAG GGGATCGCTATGTGGTGGTGGACTGTGGTGGAGGCACCGTAGACCTGACCGTCCACCAGATCCGCCTGCCGGAGGGTCACTTAAAGGAGCTGTACAAGGCGTCAG GTGGTCCATACGGCTCCCTGGGGGTCGACTATGAGTTTGAGAAGCTTCTTTGTAAGATTTTCGGCGATGACTTCATCGACCAATTCAAGGTGAAGCGGCCCGCCGCCTGGGTGGACCTCATGATCGCCTTCGAGTCACGGAAAAGAGCAGCGGCACCCGACCGGACCAACCCCCTCAACATCACCCTGCCCTTCTCCTTCATAGACTACTACAAGAAGTTCAGAGGGCACAGCGTGGAGCACGCCCTGCGCAAGAGCAA TGTGGACTTTGTGAAGTGGTCTTCTCAGGGGATGCTCCGCATGAATCCTGATGCAATGAACGCTCTATTCAAGCCGACTGTGGATCAAATCATCGAGCACTTGT CCACCCTCTTCCAGAAGCCGGAGGTGAGTGGGGTGAAGTTCCTCTTCCtggtggggggctttgctgagtCCCCGCTGCTGCAGCAGGCCGTCCAGAAAGCCTTTGGGGACAAGTGCCGCGTTATCATCCCGCACGACGTGGGCCTCACCATCCTTAAAGGAGCCGTCTTGTTTGGCCTGGATCCTGCTGTCATCAAAGTGCGCCGCTCTCCTATGACGTACGGAGTGGGAGTCCTGAACCGCTACGTAGAGGGGAAGCACCCTGCCGAGAAGCTCCTGGTGAAGGACGGAACGCGCTGGTGCACCGACGTCTTTGACAAGTTTATCCTGGTGGACCAGTCGGTGGCGCTGGGGGAGACGGTGAAGCGCAGCTACACCCCCGCCAAACCCTCGCAGCTGCTCATCATCATCAACATCTACAGCTCCGAGAAGGAAGACGTCAGCTTCATCAGCGACCCTGGCGTGCGCAAGTGCGGCACCCTGCGACTTGACCTGACCGGGGTGGAGGGGTCACCCAGCATGAGCCGCAGGGAGATCCAGACCATCATGCAGTTCGGGGACACGGAGGTCAAAGCCACGGCCATCGATGTCACCACCTCCAAGAGTGTCAAAGTCAGCATTGATTTTTTAAATTAG
- the HSPA12A gene encoding heat shock 70 kDa protein 12A isoform X1: protein MDVCRHFLNTCASSLYPKERAKSNSVLQKWIWFLSYFCCYASRMGITERVSTSAYSSPARSLGETGITPLSPSHIIAKDADGGAAEEQHFSVVVAIDFGTTSSGYAYAFSKEPECIHIMRRWEGGDPGVSNQKTPTTMLLMPDRKFHSFGFAARDFYHDLEPSEAKQWLYFEKFKMKLHSSTDLTMETDLIAANGKKVKALEIFAYALQYFKEQALKELNDQSEAEMDNSEVRWVITVPAIWKQPAKQFMRQAAYKAGMVSPENPEQLIIALEPEGASIYCRKLRLHQMIDLSSKAAINGISPTDPAKDHGRRNRQSRIFLVENVIGELWAELEQGDRYVVVDCGGGTVDLTVHQIRLPEGHLKELYKASGGPYGSLGVDYEFEKLLCKIFGDDFIDQFKVKRPAAWVDLMIAFESRKRAAAPDRTNPLNITLPFSFIDYYKKFRGHSVEHALRKSNVDFVKWSSQGMLRMNPDAMNALFKPTVDQIIEHLSTLFQKPEVSGVKFLFLVGGFAESPLLQQAVQKAFGDKCRVIIPHDVGLTILKGAVLFGLDPAVIKVRRSPMTYGVGVLNRYVEGKHPAEKLLVKDGTRWCTDVFDKFILVDQSVALGETVKRSYTPAKPSQLLIIINIYSSEKEDVSFISDPGVRKCGTLRLDLTGVEGSPSMSRREIQTIMQFGDTEVKATAIDVTTSKSVKVSIDFLN, encoded by the exons AGAGGGTCTCCACCTCCGCCTACTCTTCACCTGCCCGGAGCCTGGGGGAGACAGGGATAACACCGCTGTCACCTTCACATATCATTGCG AAGGACGCGGATGGCGGCGCGGCGGAGGAGCAGCATTTCTCGGTAGTCGTGGCCATTGATTTTGGCACCACGTCCAGCGGCTACGCCTACGCCTTCTCTAAAGAGCCGGAATGTATCCACATCATGAG GAGATGGGAAGGGGGGGACCCCGGAGTGTCCAACCAGAAGACCCCCACAACTATGCTCCTCATGCCGGACAGGAAGTTCCACAGCTTTGGATTTGCCGCCCGGGATTTTTACCACGACCTGGAGCCAAGTGAAGCCAAGCAATGGTTGTACTTCGAGAAGTTCAAGATGAAGCTGCACAGCAGTACG GACCTGACAATGGAGACGGATCTGATAGCGGCCAATGGGAAGAAGGTGAAGGCACTGGAGATCTTTGCCTACGCCCTGCAATATTTCAAGGAGCAGGCACTGAAG GAGCTGAATGACCAGTCTGAAGCAGAGATGGACAACAGCGAGGTCAGGTGGGTCATCACCGTACCTGCCATATGGAAGCAGCCGGCCAAGCAGTTCATGAGGCAGGCGGCCTACAAG GCCGGGATGGTGTCTCCTGAGAACCCCGAGCAGCTGATCATTGCTCTAGAACCGGAGGGGGCATCAATATACTGCCGGAAACTGCGACTTCACCAGATGATTGACCTGAGCAGCAAAGCTGCCATCAATGGGATCAGCCCCACTGATCCAG CCAAAGACCACGGGCGTCGGAATAGGCAGAGTCGGATCTTTTTGGTGGAAAATGTCATTGGCGAACTGTGGGCAGAGCTGGAGCAAG GGGATCGCTATGTGGTGGTGGACTGTGGTGGAGGCACCGTAGACCTGACCGTCCACCAGATCCGCCTGCCGGAGGGTCACTTAAAGGAGCTGTACAAGGCGTCAG GTGGTCCATACGGCTCCCTGGGGGTCGACTATGAGTTTGAGAAGCTTCTTTGTAAGATTTTCGGCGATGACTTCATCGACCAATTCAAGGTGAAGCGGCCCGCCGCCTGGGTGGACCTCATGATCGCCTTCGAGTCACGGAAAAGAGCAGCGGCACCCGACCGGACCAACCCCCTCAACATCACCCTGCCCTTCTCCTTCATAGACTACTACAAGAAGTTCAGAGGGCACAGCGTGGAGCACGCCCTGCGCAAGAGCAA TGTGGACTTTGTGAAGTGGTCTTCTCAGGGGATGCTCCGCATGAATCCTGATGCAATGAACGCTCTATTCAAGCCGACTGTGGATCAAATCATCGAGCACTTGT CCACCCTCTTCCAGAAGCCGGAGGTGAGTGGGGTGAAGTTCCTCTTCCtggtggggggctttgctgagtCCCCGCTGCTGCAGCAGGCCGTCCAGAAAGCCTTTGGGGACAAGTGCCGCGTTATCATCCCGCACGACGTGGGCCTCACCATCCTTAAAGGAGCCGTCTTGTTTGGCCTGGATCCTGCTGTCATCAAAGTGCGCCGCTCTCCTATGACGTACGGAGTGGGAGTCCTGAACCGCTACGTAGAGGGGAAGCACCCTGCCGAGAAGCTCCTGGTGAAGGACGGAACGCGCTGGTGCACCGACGTCTTTGACAAGTTTATCCTGGTGGACCAGTCGGTGGCGCTGGGGGAGACGGTGAAGCGCAGCTACACCCCCGCCAAACCCTCGCAGCTGCTCATCATCATCAACATCTACAGCTCCGAGAAGGAAGACGTCAGCTTCATCAGCGACCCTGGCGTGCGCAAGTGCGGCACCCTGCGACTTGACCTGACCGGGGTGGAGGGGTCACCCAGCATGAGCCGCAGGGAGATCCAGACCATCATGCAGTTCGGGGACACGGAGGTCAAAGCCACGGCCATCGATGTCACCACCTCCAAGAGTGTCAAAGTCAGCATTGATTTTTTAAATTAG
- the HSPA12A gene encoding heat shock 70 kDa protein 12A isoform X4 — protein sequence MSVREIQAAERVSTSAYSSPARSLGETGITPLSPSHIIADADGGAAEEQHFSVVVAIDFGTTSSGYAYAFSKEPECIHIMRRWEGGDPGVSNQKTPTTMLLMPDRKFHSFGFAARDFYHDLEPSEAKQWLYFEKFKMKLHSSTDLTMETDLIAANGKKVKALEIFAYALQYFKEQALKELNDQSEAEMDNSEVRWVITVPAIWKQPAKQFMRQAAYKAGMVSPENPEQLIIALEPEGASIYCRKLRLHQMIDLSSKAAINGISPTDPAKDHGRRNRQSRIFLVENVIGELWAELEQGDRYVVVDCGGGTVDLTVHQIRLPEGHLKELYKASGGPYGSLGVDYEFEKLLCKIFGDDFIDQFKVKRPAAWVDLMIAFESRKRAAAPDRTNPLNITLPFSFIDYYKKFRGHSVEHALRKSNVDFVKWSSQGMLRMNPDAMNALFKPTVDQIIEHLSTLFQKPEVSGVKFLFLVGGFAESPLLQQAVQKAFGDKCRVIIPHDVGLTILKGAVLFGLDPAVIKVRRSPMTYGVGVLNRYVEGKHPAEKLLVKDGTRWCTDVFDKFILVDQSVALGETVKRSYTPAKPSQLLIIINIYSSEKEDVSFISDPGVRKCGTLRLDLTGVEGSPSMSRREIQTIMQFGDTEVKATAIDVTTSKSVKVSIDFLN from the exons AGAGGGTCTCCACCTCCGCCTACTCTTCACCTGCCCGGAGCCTGGGGGAGACAGGGATAACACCGCTGTCACCTTCACATATCATTGCG GACGCGGATGGCGGCGCGGCGGAGGAGCAGCATTTCTCGGTAGTCGTGGCCATTGATTTTGGCACCACGTCCAGCGGCTACGCCTACGCCTTCTCTAAAGAGCCGGAATGTATCCACATCATGAG GAGATGGGAAGGGGGGGACCCCGGAGTGTCCAACCAGAAGACCCCCACAACTATGCTCCTCATGCCGGACAGGAAGTTCCACAGCTTTGGATTTGCCGCCCGGGATTTTTACCACGACCTGGAGCCAAGTGAAGCCAAGCAATGGTTGTACTTCGAGAAGTTCAAGATGAAGCTGCACAGCAGTACG GACCTGACAATGGAGACGGATCTGATAGCGGCCAATGGGAAGAAGGTGAAGGCACTGGAGATCTTTGCCTACGCCCTGCAATATTTCAAGGAGCAGGCACTGAAG GAGCTGAATGACCAGTCTGAAGCAGAGATGGACAACAGCGAGGTCAGGTGGGTCATCACCGTACCTGCCATATGGAAGCAGCCGGCCAAGCAGTTCATGAGGCAGGCGGCCTACAAG GCCGGGATGGTGTCTCCTGAGAACCCCGAGCAGCTGATCATTGCTCTAGAACCGGAGGGGGCATCAATATACTGCCGGAAACTGCGACTTCACCAGATGATTGACCTGAGCAGCAAAGCTGCCATCAATGGGATCAGCCCCACTGATCCAG CCAAAGACCACGGGCGTCGGAATAGGCAGAGTCGGATCTTTTTGGTGGAAAATGTCATTGGCGAACTGTGGGCAGAGCTGGAGCAAG GGGATCGCTATGTGGTGGTGGACTGTGGTGGAGGCACCGTAGACCTGACCGTCCACCAGATCCGCCTGCCGGAGGGTCACTTAAAGGAGCTGTACAAGGCGTCAG GTGGTCCATACGGCTCCCTGGGGGTCGACTATGAGTTTGAGAAGCTTCTTTGTAAGATTTTCGGCGATGACTTCATCGACCAATTCAAGGTGAAGCGGCCCGCCGCCTGGGTGGACCTCATGATCGCCTTCGAGTCACGGAAAAGAGCAGCGGCACCCGACCGGACCAACCCCCTCAACATCACCCTGCCCTTCTCCTTCATAGACTACTACAAGAAGTTCAGAGGGCACAGCGTGGAGCACGCCCTGCGCAAGAGCAA TGTGGACTTTGTGAAGTGGTCTTCTCAGGGGATGCTCCGCATGAATCCTGATGCAATGAACGCTCTATTCAAGCCGACTGTGGATCAAATCATCGAGCACTTGT CCACCCTCTTCCAGAAGCCGGAGGTGAGTGGGGTGAAGTTCCTCTTCCtggtggggggctttgctgagtCCCCGCTGCTGCAGCAGGCCGTCCAGAAAGCCTTTGGGGACAAGTGCCGCGTTATCATCCCGCACGACGTGGGCCTCACCATCCTTAAAGGAGCCGTCTTGTTTGGCCTGGATCCTGCTGTCATCAAAGTGCGCCGCTCTCCTATGACGTACGGAGTGGGAGTCCTGAACCGCTACGTAGAGGGGAAGCACCCTGCCGAGAAGCTCCTGGTGAAGGACGGAACGCGCTGGTGCACCGACGTCTTTGACAAGTTTATCCTGGTGGACCAGTCGGTGGCGCTGGGGGAGACGGTGAAGCGCAGCTACACCCCCGCCAAACCCTCGCAGCTGCTCATCATCATCAACATCTACAGCTCCGAGAAGGAAGACGTCAGCTTCATCAGCGACCCTGGCGTGCGCAAGTGCGGCACCCTGCGACTTGACCTGACCGGGGTGGAGGGGTCACCCAGCATGAGCCGCAGGGAGATCCAGACCATCATGCAGTTCGGGGACACGGAGGTCAAAGCCACGGCCATCGATGTCACCACCTCCAAGAGTGTCAAAGTCAGCATTGATTTTTTAAATTAG
- the HSPA12A gene encoding heat shock 70 kDa protein 12A isoform X3: MSVREIQAAERVSTSAYSSPARSLGETGITPLSPSHIIAKDADGGAAEEQHFSVVVAIDFGTTSSGYAYAFSKEPECIHIMRRWEGGDPGVSNQKTPTTMLLMPDRKFHSFGFAARDFYHDLEPSEAKQWLYFEKFKMKLHSSTDLTMETDLIAANGKKVKALEIFAYALQYFKEQALKELNDQSEAEMDNSEVRWVITVPAIWKQPAKQFMRQAAYKAGMVSPENPEQLIIALEPEGASIYCRKLRLHQMIDLSSKAAINGISPTDPAKDHGRRNRQSRIFLVENVIGELWAELEQGDRYVVVDCGGGTVDLTVHQIRLPEGHLKELYKASGGPYGSLGVDYEFEKLLCKIFGDDFIDQFKVKRPAAWVDLMIAFESRKRAAAPDRTNPLNITLPFSFIDYYKKFRGHSVEHALRKSNVDFVKWSSQGMLRMNPDAMNALFKPTVDQIIEHLSTLFQKPEVSGVKFLFLVGGFAESPLLQQAVQKAFGDKCRVIIPHDVGLTILKGAVLFGLDPAVIKVRRSPMTYGVGVLNRYVEGKHPAEKLLVKDGTRWCTDVFDKFILVDQSVALGETVKRSYTPAKPSQLLIIINIYSSEKEDVSFISDPGVRKCGTLRLDLTGVEGSPSMSRREIQTIMQFGDTEVKATAIDVTTSKSVKVSIDFLN; encoded by the exons AGAGGGTCTCCACCTCCGCCTACTCTTCACCTGCCCGGAGCCTGGGGGAGACAGGGATAACACCGCTGTCACCTTCACATATCATTGCG AAGGACGCGGATGGCGGCGCGGCGGAGGAGCAGCATTTCTCGGTAGTCGTGGCCATTGATTTTGGCACCACGTCCAGCGGCTACGCCTACGCCTTCTCTAAAGAGCCGGAATGTATCCACATCATGAG GAGATGGGAAGGGGGGGACCCCGGAGTGTCCAACCAGAAGACCCCCACAACTATGCTCCTCATGCCGGACAGGAAGTTCCACAGCTTTGGATTTGCCGCCCGGGATTTTTACCACGACCTGGAGCCAAGTGAAGCCAAGCAATGGTTGTACTTCGAGAAGTTCAAGATGAAGCTGCACAGCAGTACG GACCTGACAATGGAGACGGATCTGATAGCGGCCAATGGGAAGAAGGTGAAGGCACTGGAGATCTTTGCCTACGCCCTGCAATATTTCAAGGAGCAGGCACTGAAG GAGCTGAATGACCAGTCTGAAGCAGAGATGGACAACAGCGAGGTCAGGTGGGTCATCACCGTACCTGCCATATGGAAGCAGCCGGCCAAGCAGTTCATGAGGCAGGCGGCCTACAAG GCCGGGATGGTGTCTCCTGAGAACCCCGAGCAGCTGATCATTGCTCTAGAACCGGAGGGGGCATCAATATACTGCCGGAAACTGCGACTTCACCAGATGATTGACCTGAGCAGCAAAGCTGCCATCAATGGGATCAGCCCCACTGATCCAG CCAAAGACCACGGGCGTCGGAATAGGCAGAGTCGGATCTTTTTGGTGGAAAATGTCATTGGCGAACTGTGGGCAGAGCTGGAGCAAG GGGATCGCTATGTGGTGGTGGACTGTGGTGGAGGCACCGTAGACCTGACCGTCCACCAGATCCGCCTGCCGGAGGGTCACTTAAAGGAGCTGTACAAGGCGTCAG GTGGTCCATACGGCTCCCTGGGGGTCGACTATGAGTTTGAGAAGCTTCTTTGTAAGATTTTCGGCGATGACTTCATCGACCAATTCAAGGTGAAGCGGCCCGCCGCCTGGGTGGACCTCATGATCGCCTTCGAGTCACGGAAAAGAGCAGCGGCACCCGACCGGACCAACCCCCTCAACATCACCCTGCCCTTCTCCTTCATAGACTACTACAAGAAGTTCAGAGGGCACAGCGTGGAGCACGCCCTGCGCAAGAGCAA TGTGGACTTTGTGAAGTGGTCTTCTCAGGGGATGCTCCGCATGAATCCTGATGCAATGAACGCTCTATTCAAGCCGACTGTGGATCAAATCATCGAGCACTTGT CCACCCTCTTCCAGAAGCCGGAGGTGAGTGGGGTGAAGTTCCTCTTCCtggtggggggctttgctgagtCCCCGCTGCTGCAGCAGGCCGTCCAGAAAGCCTTTGGGGACAAGTGCCGCGTTATCATCCCGCACGACGTGGGCCTCACCATCCTTAAAGGAGCCGTCTTGTTTGGCCTGGATCCTGCTGTCATCAAAGTGCGCCGCTCTCCTATGACGTACGGAGTGGGAGTCCTGAACCGCTACGTAGAGGGGAAGCACCCTGCCGAGAAGCTCCTGGTGAAGGACGGAACGCGCTGGTGCACCGACGTCTTTGACAAGTTTATCCTGGTGGACCAGTCGGTGGCGCTGGGGGAGACGGTGAAGCGCAGCTACACCCCCGCCAAACCCTCGCAGCTGCTCATCATCATCAACATCTACAGCTCCGAGAAGGAAGACGTCAGCTTCATCAGCGACCCTGGCGTGCGCAAGTGCGGCACCCTGCGACTTGACCTGACCGGGGTGGAGGGGTCACCCAGCATGAGCCGCAGGGAGATCCAGACCATCATGCAGTTCGGGGACACGGAGGTCAAAGCCACGGCCATCGATGTCACCACCTCCAAGAGTGTCAAAGTCAGCATTGATTTTTTAAATTAG